A window of the Brumimicrobium sp. genome harbors these coding sequences:
- the rlmH gene encoding 23S rRNA (pseudouridine(1915)-N(3))-methyltransferase RlmH: protein MKVKLIYIGKTGKSFLVEGEKYYTEKVKKYIPFEVLELPDVKNAKSRTENEIKELEGIAILEKVKSSDYLVLLDENGKEYNSIDFSVYLQKQFNSGNQVLIFVVGGPYGFSKQLYERANAKISLSKLTFSHQMVRMFFLEQLYRGLSILKNEPYHHQ, encoded by the coding sequence ATGAAAGTTAAATTGATTTATATTGGAAAGACAGGAAAATCATTCTTAGTTGAAGGAGAAAAGTATTATACCGAAAAGGTGAAAAAATATATTCCTTTTGAAGTGCTCGAGCTTCCGGATGTAAAAAATGCCAAGAGCAGAACTGAGAACGAAATCAAAGAATTAGAAGGAATAGCTATTTTGGAAAAGGTAAAATCGAGTGATTATCTTGTTTTATTGGATGAAAATGGAAAAGAATATAATTCTATAGACTTCTCAGTGTACTTACAGAAACAATTTAATTCTGGGAATCAAGTGTTAATTTTTGTGGTAGGTGGCCCTTATGGCTTTTCGAAACAACTTTATGAGCGAGCAAATGCTAAAATTTCTTTGAGTAAACTAACCTTTTCACATCAAATGGTGCGCATGTTCTTTTTAGAGCAATTGTATCGTGGTTTGTCTATTCTAAAGAATGAACCTTACCACCATCAGTGA
- a CDS encoding DUF4783 domain-containing protein: MNYVITTIISACFLLFSVFVVPYNDIEKAFNTGNAAKIMELGTSKVLISIEGEEGAYSKSQGTQVLTNFFKNNPPKSFIFKFKGNEEGPSAFAVGEYQSTTKLFRVSFKLKEVNKNYFIESLVFTVATSE, encoded by the coding sequence ATGAATTACGTTATCACCACTATAATAAGCGCATGTTTTCTATTGTTTTCTGTTTTTGTTGTTCCTTATAATGATATTGAAAAAGCATTTAATACTGGGAATGCAGCCAAGATTATGGAATTGGGAACTTCTAAAGTATTAATTTCTATTGAAGGTGAAGAAGGAGCGTATAGTAAATCGCAAGGAACGCAGGTACTAACTAATTTCTTTAAGAATAATCCACCCAAATCGTTCATCTTTAAATTTAAAGGAAACGAGGAAGGGCCTTCTGCCTTTGCAGTTGGTGAATATCAGTCAACTACCAAACTATTTCGAGTGAGTTTTAAATTAAAAGAGGTAAATAAAAATTATTTTATTGAATCCCTTGTCTTTACAGTTGCTACTTCCGAATGA
- a CDS encoding RNA-binding S4 domain-containing protein — MNQKKGGAPKKKSFKPSKSTTKPSLNAKKSAPKLVDKKFKPKSDTKRDATISLKRKPDAKEKYQVLSKEAPKTVSQPRKKFAVGGAPLPKFGDDIRLNKYISNAGVCSRREADVLIQTGVVSVNGKVVTELGYKIKPTDKVTYDGETIKHNKKQYVLVNKPEDFDAKPADNVTKKSKSVYQIIKKACPEYLYPVGKLNINECGLILYTNDTDLERKLTHPGFKVSQLFHIVLNKDMEMEHLLKMKNGMFVEDKMFSVADISHVAKAPKNEIGVKVYSNKTSLVKTMLKKLGYEIVKFDRVEFAGLDKWDLARGNFRHLTKKEVISLQMAK; from the coding sequence ATGAATCAAAAAAAAGGTGGAGCGCCTAAAAAGAAGAGTTTTAAGCCATCTAAAAGCACCACGAAGCCAAGTCTAAATGCTAAAAAGTCAGCACCAAAACTTGTAGATAAAAAATTTAAGCCTAAATCTGACACGAAAAGGGACGCTACAATCTCTCTTAAGAGAAAACCTGATGCAAAGGAGAAATATCAGGTATTATCTAAGGAGGCGCCTAAAACAGTTTCACAACCTAGAAAGAAATTTGCTGTAGGTGGCGCTCCTCTTCCAAAATTTGGAGATGACATTCGTTTGAATAAATACATTTCTAATGCTGGCGTATGTTCTCGTAGAGAAGCAGATGTATTGATTCAAACCGGTGTGGTAAGTGTGAATGGAAAAGTAGTAACTGAATTGGGATACAAAATCAAGCCTACGGATAAGGTTACTTATGATGGAGAAACAATCAAACATAATAAAAAACAATACGTTTTAGTAAATAAACCTGAAGATTTTGACGCTAAACCAGCTGATAATGTTACAAAGAAAAGCAAGTCTGTATATCAAATTATAAAGAAGGCATGTCCCGAGTATTTATATCCTGTAGGAAAATTAAATATCAATGAATGTGGTTTGATTCTTTATACAAATGATACAGATTTAGAAAGGAAACTTACTCATCCTGGATTTAAGGTATCACAGCTTTTCCATATTGTATTAAACAAAGATATGGAGATGGAACATCTACTGAAGATGAAGAATGGGATGTTTGTTGAGGATAAGATGTTTAGTGTTGCAGACATTAGTCATGTTGCAAAAGCACCGAAGAATGAAATTGGAGTGAAGGTGTATTCCAATAAAACAAGTTTGGTAAAAACAATGTTGAAGAAATTAGGGTATGAAATTGTAAAATTTGATCGCGTTGAGTTTGCTGGTTTGGATAAATGGGATTTAGCTCGTGGAAATTTTAGGCATTTAACTAAAAAAGAGGTTATATCGCTACAGATGGCAAAATAG
- a CDS encoding FAD-binding dehydrogenase, with product MKNYQADHVIVGAGIAGMVTAIELLNAGQKVLLLDRDIESKMGGLAKLSFGGMFFVDSPIQRKRGIKDSPDIAWKDWQSVAEFGEEDNLPKRWAKLFVENTTEHVFHYLKGKEVDFFPIVHWVERGMFKRGNSLPRFHMVWGTGYELSERIKYHLLHHPKAKTHLEIHFGYKVETILVQAGKVSGVSGIIELENEPFEAIADNTIVATGGLGGDIEQVKKNWHKDWGTAPEIILNGAHPYADGTVHFAVEKVKGKLTHLDQTWPYAAGVHHPRPTQKDDGLSLVPPRSALWLNYAGERIGPIPLITAFDTRFLVSEICKQEKKYSWQLMNMKILQKEFAISGAEWNSAFRNKSYMQVLKTILFGNKSLVKDMLDNCIDFVTANTLEELVQKMNTLQGTDDVKLSNIQQAVHEYDIQIDRGQKYFNDEQLRRLQHLRNYSGDKLRNCKFAKINDTKSMPYVAIREFIMSRKTLGGIQTDLVGAVLDSNGKSINGLFAVGEAAGYGGGGIHGKGALEGTFLAACILTGRITASYLNGSRLIQDIY from the coding sequence ATGAAAAATTATCAAGCAGATCACGTTATTGTTGGGGCTGGAATTGCTGGAATGGTAACAGCAATTGAATTATTGAATGCTGGACAAAAAGTATTACTTTTAGATAGAGATATAGAAAGTAAAATGGGAGGTTTGGCTAAACTTTCTTTTGGAGGGATGTTCTTTGTGGATTCGCCCATTCAACGTAAAAGAGGAATTAAAGATTCTCCTGATATTGCTTGGAAAGACTGGCAATCAGTAGCTGAATTTGGGGAGGAAGATAATCTCCCTAAAAGATGGGCAAAACTTTTTGTAGAGAATACGACTGAACACGTTTTTCACTATTTAAAAGGGAAGGAGGTAGATTTCTTTCCGATAGTTCATTGGGTAGAACGCGGAATGTTTAAAAGAGGAAATTCTCTACCTCGTTTTCACATGGTGTGGGGAACAGGATATGAACTTTCTGAACGAATCAAATATCATCTGTTACATCATCCTAAAGCTAAAACACATCTTGAAATTCATTTTGGGTATAAAGTTGAAACAATTTTGGTACAGGCAGGTAAAGTGAGCGGTGTTTCGGGTATCATAGAATTAGAAAATGAACCTTTTGAAGCAATTGCCGACAATACTATTGTTGCAACTGGAGGTTTAGGAGGAGATATTGAACAAGTTAAAAAGAATTGGCATAAAGACTGGGGGACAGCCCCTGAAATCATTTTGAATGGTGCACATCCTTATGCAGACGGAACTGTTCATTTTGCAGTAGAGAAGGTAAAAGGAAAATTAACTCATTTGGATCAAACATGGCCGTATGCTGCTGGGGTTCATCATCCAAGACCGACGCAAAAGGATGATGGATTAAGTTTAGTGCCACCTCGTTCCGCTTTATGGTTGAATTATGCAGGAGAACGTATAGGACCTATCCCATTAATCACTGCTTTTGACACACGCTTCTTAGTATCCGAAATATGTAAGCAAGAAAAGAAATATTCTTGGCAATTGATGAATATGAAGATATTACAAAAAGAATTTGCTATTTCTGGAGCTGAGTGGAATTCAGCTTTTCGTAATAAGAGCTATATGCAAGTACTTAAAACTATTCTTTTTGGAAATAAATCTTTGGTGAAAGATATGCTAGATAATTGTATTGATTTTGTTACGGCAAACACACTGGAAGAACTTGTTCAAAAGATGAATACTTTACAAGGAACAGATGATGTGAAATTGAGTAATATTCAACAAGCCGTGCATGAATACGACATTCAAATTGATAGAGGGCAAAAGTATTTCAACGATGAGCAGTTGCGACGTTTACAACATTTGCGAAATTATTCAGGAGACAAATTGCGCAATTGCAAATTTGCCAAAATCAACGATACGAAGTCCATGCCTTATGTTGCTATCCGAGAATTTATAATGTCACGAAAAACTTTAGGGGGCATACAGACCGATTTGGTAGGAGCGGTATTAGATTCTAATGGAAAATCCATTAATGGTCTATTTGCTGTGGGAGAGGCAGCCGGTTATGGCGGAGGAGGAATACATGGTAAAGGTGCTTTAGAGGGCACTTTCCTAGCTGCTTGTATATTAACAGGGAGAATAACGGCCTCCTATCTGAATGGAAGTCGCCTAATTCAGGATATATACTAA
- a CDS encoding YraN family protein yields the protein MTTKELGDLGEKIAIQFLREKGLEIVCTNYRFHHNEVDIIYKLSDKYVFVEVKTRQTNEIGPPWKAVTKSKQKQIIKCAHEYLVSHDLEEEAQFDIISIVHNSYGTNIEHIEDAFYPMR from the coding sequence ATGACCACCAAAGAATTAGGCGATTTAGGAGAGAAAATCGCAATCCAATTTTTAAGAGAAAAAGGATTAGAAATAGTGTGTACCAATTATAGATTTCATCACAATGAAGTAGATATTATCTATAAACTATCTGATAAGTATGTATTTGTAGAAGTGAAAACTAGACAAACTAATGAGATTGGGCCTCCCTGGAAAGCTGTAACCAAAAGCAAACAAAAACAGATTATTAAATGCGCTCATGAATATCTAGTCTCTCATGATTTGGAAGAGGAAGCTCAATTTGATATTATCTCCATTGTACATAATTCTTATGGAACAAATATTGAGCATATAGAAGATGCATTTTATCCAATGAGATGA
- a CDS encoding 3'-5' exonuclease yields MLEKVNLEKVLFLDIETVPQYYTYSELDETSAALFSHKTQSLQKENYTVENAYADRAGIFAEFGKIICISVGFVRETRTDKEIRLKSFYHDDEETLLKQFAGLLNEHYNTPYHILCGHNAKEFDFPYIARRMLIHGIKLPNALDIAGKKPWEVAHLDTLELWKFGDYKHFTSLALLCHIFHIPTPKDDISGADVAKVYYEEHDLERIKVYCEKDVIALIQLFLKMRGDALVQEGNILHA; encoded by the coding sequence ATGCTCGAAAAAGTAAACCTTGAAAAAGTCTTGTTTCTCGATATTGAGACAGTACCTCAATATTATACTTATAGTGAATTAGATGAAACTTCTGCCGCTCTTTTCAGTCACAAAACACAATCCCTTCAGAAGGAAAACTACACCGTAGAAAATGCCTATGCAGATAGAGCTGGAATTTTTGCGGAATTTGGAAAAATCATTTGTATCTCTGTTGGTTTTGTAAGGGAAACTCGTACAGACAAGGAGATACGTTTAAAGTCCTTCTATCACGATGATGAAGAAACATTACTCAAACAATTTGCAGGTTTACTCAACGAACACTACAACACACCATATCATATACTTTGTGGTCATAATGCGAAAGAATTTGATTTTCCTTACATAGCCAGAAGAATGCTTATTCATGGTATTAAATTGCCAAATGCATTAGATATTGCTGGAAAAAAACCTTGGGAAGTAGCACATTTAGACACCTTGGAATTATGGAAATTTGGAGATTATAAACACTTTACATCCTTAGCTTTGCTTTGTCATATTTTCCATATCCCTACACCAAAAGATGATATCTCTGGTGCAGATGTAGCGAAGGTGTATTATGAAGAACATGATTTGGAACGTATCAAAGTATATTGTGAAAAAGATGTAATAGCTTTGATTCAACTATTTTTAAAAATGAGAGGTGATGCATTGGTTCAAGAAGGGAATATTTTACATGCTTAG
- the lnt gene encoding apolipoprotein N-acyltransferase: MKLSRLHRYLLSILSGLLMVISFPHTGSLFPLVFIAWIPLLLVEHTIYLEKYRSSKVLLHAYITFVIYNAGASYWVYYSIGGEVAAILAYLLNGFIMALVFMFFHWTKKYVGQKEGYIGLIFFWIGFEYVHYHWELSWPWLSIGNTFAITPQIVQWYSYVGTSGGAFWILLLNMLGFKIVANILLKKETLKVQTPLLILFFLLIIIPSLLSLWSYFSFKENKNPIEIVVTQPNVDPYNEKFYFDEIPQLDKFLEKADALITPNTAVVLAPETAIPQPFDEEEYNEDEAYNYLIDHIKNWGNTSLFMGASTYKIFDHNTGIAARPIHNSDMYYESYNSSMLMQNGEPPQFVHKSQLVLGVERIPFTKWFPFLEKLSIQNGGTSGTLGVEAEPRVLSTNGFTFAPIICYESVYGDMIATQCRMGAEVIFVITNDGWWGNSAGHKQHASFARLRAIETGRYVVRSANTGISCVINQRGDVVKATKYWVQDAFRETIQLNDKPTFYVTYGDVFGRLSAFVFVLLTVLMLVRRVKKLLGK, from the coding sequence ATGAAATTATCTCGTTTACATCGCTACCTGTTAAGTATATTGAGTGGACTTCTTATGGTGATTTCCTTCCCTCATACAGGTAGTTTATTCCCTTTGGTTTTCATAGCATGGATTCCTTTACTGTTGGTTGAACATACTATTTATCTAGAAAAGTATAGATCTTCTAAAGTTTTACTTCATGCCTATATCACTTTTGTGATTTATAATGCGGGTGCCTCCTACTGGGTATACTATTCTATTGGAGGAGAAGTTGCAGCCATATTGGCATATCTTCTTAATGGATTTATTATGGCACTTGTTTTTATGTTCTTTCATTGGACAAAGAAATATGTTGGTCAGAAAGAAGGATATATTGGGCTGATTTTCTTTTGGATAGGATTTGAATATGTGCACTATCATTGGGAATTGAGTTGGCCATGGCTAAGTATAGGAAATACATTCGCAATTACTCCACAAATTGTACAATGGTATTCATATGTAGGAACATCGGGAGGTGCTTTCTGGATCTTATTACTGAATATGCTAGGTTTTAAGATTGTAGCTAATATACTTCTGAAAAAAGAGACACTCAAGGTGCAAACACCTTTGCTTATCTTATTCTTTCTATTAATAATTATTCCTTCTTTATTATCTCTTTGGTCTTACTTTTCATTTAAAGAAAACAAAAATCCAATTGAGATTGTTGTTACACAGCCTAATGTGGATCCTTATAATGAGAAATTTTATTTTGATGAAATTCCTCAATTAGATAAGTTTTTAGAAAAAGCTGATGCCTTAATTACTCCGAATACAGCTGTTGTATTAGCTCCAGAAACAGCGATACCTCAACCTTTTGATGAAGAGGAATATAACGAAGATGAAGCGTATAATTATTTGATTGATCATATCAAGAATTGGGGAAATACCTCTTTGTTTATGGGGGCATCTACGTATAAAATTTTTGATCATAATACAGGAATTGCTGCACGACCAATACATAATTCTGATATGTATTATGAGTCGTATAATTCATCTATGCTTATGCAAAATGGAGAACCTCCTCAGTTTGTACACAAATCACAATTAGTTTTAGGTGTAGAACGTATTCCTTTTACTAAATGGTTCCCATTTTTGGAAAAACTATCCATTCAGAATGGAGGTACGTCTGGAACTCTGGGAGTCGAAGCTGAACCTCGAGTTTTATCTACAAATGGTTTTACTTTTGCACCTATTATTTGTTATGAATCCGTTTACGGTGATATGATTGCTACACAGTGTAGAATGGGGGCAGAAGTGATTTTTGTAATAACCAATGATGGCTGGTGGGGAAATTCTGCAGGACATAAACAACATGCAAGTTTCGCACGACTTAGAGCCATTGAAACTGGTAGATATGTTGTTCGTTCAGCTAATACGGGTATTTCTTGTGTAATTAATCAAAGAGGAGATGTAGTAAAGGCTACTAAATACTGGGTTCAAGACGCTTTTAGAGAAACGATACAACTGAATGATAAGCCAACATTTTATGTAACCTATGGGGATGTGTTTGGTAGATTATCTGCTTTTGTTTTTGTGCTCTTAACTGTATTAATGCTAGTGAGAAGAGTAAAGAAACTATTAGGGAAATAA
- a CDS encoding choice-of-anchor L domain-containing protein, protein MKFFLISILSLLTFSSFAQLVTNGGMSASQLVQNVLLGQGVDVFNVSYSGSSQAIGTFNSTNANVGITEGIIMTTGTISSNAQGPLGPNNSEKAGKDNNVSGYSKLSQLVGTNTYNAALLEFDFIPYSDTVRFKYVFASEEYLEYVGSQFNDVFAFFISGPGISGMKNMAIIPGTSLPVTINNVNHMQNTAYFQYNGDGNTAPYNSNPYYIQYDGFTKPLEAVSKVQCGETYHLVIAIADVGDAIYDSGIFLEKNSLNSIQPVQVSYHLVEDPYGDGVTMAQGCSSAIVTVTRSGNNINQPLTIPINISGTAIQGLDYSSIPTSIYFAPGQTTVSFTINALSNPGLTGTVNILLKFLIEDPCGNEEYQTVELFIKPLEPVTVTVDDVEKMCKDDEVILTANALGGGGSYTYQWSTNETTPEITVNPTSTQTYTVSVTDDCLNQTVSATATVTVPVLAPLTINLTPDITEQCPFIEHDLVVEAMGGAGDYTYLWIDGNGKKFSIDPSVTVKTGTTTTYMVYVTDKCGEMDSAAVTITILSPPLLLDITPKQQICPGDSVQLTVYPTGGFGNYYYFWPHSGETTASVWVNPTETTRYNVIVKDDCQTFQVSTYTTVVVVQPTADFAILTNPKFEDLPITFENMSEGGNTYYWDFGDGSTSSDIHPNNVYTDTGTYIITLIVEDVNGCRDTITKPIRILEEFYLYIPNSFSPDGNRFNNTFKVSAIGVVDFQIRIFNRWGELLFEAKDVNFEWDGIYDNKMSRDGTYVWEIDYRSIHDVEDQHIVGHVNLLR, encoded by the coding sequence ATGAAATTTTTCCTGATATCCATTCTGAGTCTGTTGACTTTTTCCTCATTTGCACAGTTAGTGACAAATGGAGGGATGAGTGCCTCACAACTTGTACAGAATGTGTTGCTCGGGCAAGGTGTAGATGTGTTTAATGTATCTTATTCAGGTTCATCCCAGGCTATCGGTACGTTTAACTCAACCAATGCGAATGTGGGTATCACAGAAGGGATTATTATGACAACTGGTACGATTTCTTCCAATGCGCAAGGACCTCTTGGACCCAATAATAGTGAGAAGGCTGGGAAAGATAATAATGTTTCTGGATATTCTAAACTGAGTCAATTAGTTGGAACAAATACATATAATGCAGCTTTATTGGAATTTGACTTTATCCCTTATTCAGATACAGTTCGTTTTAAATATGTTTTTGCATCTGAAGAATACCTCGAATACGTTGGCTCTCAGTTTAATGATGTGTTTGCCTTTTTTATTTCCGGACCAGGTATAAGTGGAATGAAAAATATGGCCATTATTCCAGGCACGAGTTTGCCTGTTACGATTAATAATGTTAATCACATGCAGAATACAGCCTATTTCCAATATAACGGTGATGGAAATACAGCTCCTTACAACTCAAATCCGTATTATATCCAATACGATGGATTTACCAAACCTTTAGAAGCAGTTTCTAAAGTTCAATGCGGGGAGACATATCACTTAGTCATAGCAATTGCAGATGTTGGTGATGCTATTTATGATTCAGGAATATTCTTAGAGAAAAATAGTTTAAATAGTATTCAGCCTGTGCAAGTAAGCTATCATTTGGTAGAAGATCCCTATGGAGATGGTGTTACAATGGCCCAAGGATGTTCTTCAGCTATTGTTACTGTTACTCGAAGTGGAAATAACATTAATCAACCACTCACTATTCCCATAAATATCTCAGGAACAGCTATTCAAGGATTAGATTACTCTTCTATTCCGACAAGTATTTATTTCGCACCAGGTCAAACAACAGTTTCTTTTACGATTAATGCTTTAAGTAACCCTGGATTGACGGGTACTGTAAATATTCTTCTCAAATTCCTTATTGAAGATCCATGTGGTAATGAAGAATATCAGACAGTTGAATTATTTATAAAACCATTAGAGCCTGTAACGGTAACTGTAGATGATGTTGAGAAAATGTGTAAAGATGATGAAGTTATTTTAACCGCTAATGCTCTTGGTGGAGGAGGAAGCTATACATATCAATGGAGCACAAATGAAACAACTCCAGAAATCACGGTTAATCCTACTTCCACCCAAACATATACTGTGAGTGTAACAGATGATTGTTTAAATCAGACTGTGTCTGCAACTGCTACTGTAACAGTTCCTGTTTTAGCTCCTTTAACAATTAATTTAACTCCAGACATAACAGAACAATGCCCTTTTATAGAGCATGATTTAGTAGTTGAAGCTATGGGCGGAGCAGGTGATTATACGTATCTATGGATAGATGGAAATGGAAAGAAATTTAGTATAGATCCGTCTGTAACAGTTAAAACAGGTACGACTACCACTTATATGGTGTACGTTACGGATAAATGTGGAGAAATGGATTCAGCAGCTGTTACAATTACCATTTTGAGCCCACCACTGTTATTAGATATTACCCCAAAACAACAAATTTGCCCAGGAGATTCTGTACAATTAACGGTTTATCCTACTGGTGGTTTTGGTAATTATTACTATTTCTGGCCTCATTCTGGGGAAACAACGGCTAGCGTTTGGGTTAATCCAACTGAAACAACGCGTTATAATGTAATCGTTAAGGATGATTGTCAAACTTTCCAAGTTTCTACTTATACAACGGTTGTTGTGGTTCAGCCTACTGCTGACTTTGCCATATTAACAAACCCAAAATTCGAAGATTTACCTATTACTTTTGAGAATATGAGTGAAGGTGGAAATACCTATTATTGGGATTTTGGTGATGGTTCAACATCTAGTGATATACACCCAAATAATGTATATACAGATACAGGAACGTATATCATAACTTTAATTGTAGAAGATGTGAATGGTTGTCGTGATACTATTACAAAGCCTATTCGTATTTTGGAAGAATTTTATCTCTATATTCCAAACTCATTTTCACCTGATGGTAACCGATTTAATAATACGTTTAAAGTTAGTGCTATTGGTGTAGTTGATTTTCAAATACGAATTTTCAATCGTTGGGGAGAGCTCTTGTTTGAAGCTAAAGATGTAAATTTTGAATGGGATGGAATATATGATAATAAGATGTCTCGCGATGGAACGTATGTATGGGAAATTGATTATCGATCTATTCATGATGTAGAAGACCAGCATATTGTTGGTCACGTAAATCTACTGAGATAG
- a CDS encoding M23 family metallopeptidase, producing MKKPRKKKKRNWFRKSIRIVGMNPHSFEEWWRIKINNIQIISVSLILFVLLLILSYVIFSYTPIGYLLPETVKDKDRIEIESAAVRVNDLEIKLASQDKYITNLQLIILGKIPIDSIYTNEPNDSLFDEGNIKFDTTSTEAERELNRNIKLQIEARKNQKQDIISHLFLFDPISGEISQKFKKPEHIGVDVVAPKDTQIKSCSSGTVIHSSYDTKDGFTIIISHENNLISVYKHAKTSFAKVGDHVNTGEVIGIIGNSGERSSGTHLHFELWSDMGPVDPLEYFSFGK from the coding sequence ATGAAAAAGCCCAGAAAGAAAAAAAAGAGGAACTGGTTCAGAAAATCTATACGCATTGTAGGTATGAATCCCCATTCATTTGAGGAATGGTGGAGAATCAAAATTAATAATATTCAAATTATAAGTGTTTCTCTTATACTTTTTGTACTCCTTTTAATTTTGAGCTATGTCATATTCTCCTATACTCCTATTGGGTATCTTTTACCTGAGACAGTTAAAGATAAAGACAGAATAGAAATTGAATCTGCCGCTGTAAGAGTGAATGATTTAGAAATCAAATTAGCTTCTCAAGATAAATACATAACAAATCTTCAATTAATTATACTTGGAAAAATTCCAATTGATTCTATCTATACAAATGAGCCAAACGATTCTCTTTTTGATGAAGGAAATATTAAGTTCGATACAACCTCAACAGAAGCTGAGCGAGAATTAAATAGAAATATTAAATTGCAGATAGAAGCCAGAAAAAATCAGAAGCAAGATATTATCAGCCATCTTTTTCTGTTTGACCCTATCAGTGGAGAAATAAGTCAAAAATTCAAAAAGCCTGAACATATTGGTGTAGATGTAGTAGCTCCAAAAGATACTCAGATTAAATCATGCTCTAGTGGAACAGTCATCCACTCTTCATATGATACTAAAGATGGTTTCACCATTATCATCAGTCATGAAAACAATTTAATTTCTGTATATAAACACGCAAAGACAAGTTTTGCTAAAGTAGGCGATCATGTGAACACTGGAGAAGTTATTGGTATTATTGGTAATAGTGGAGAACGTTCTTCCGGTACACACCTACACTTTGAATTATGGAGTGATATGGGACCCGTTGATCCGCTGGAATATTTTTCATTTGGAAAATAA
- a CDS encoding inorganic pyrophosphatase — MKEEINKLANALKNRFVSHPWHGINIGEKQPEVVNAFVEIIPSDAIKYEVDKASGYIIIDRPQKFSNHMPCMYGFIPQTYCDTQIAEFCASKTGKTGIVGDHDPLDICILSEREVDRGSIIAECIPVGGFRMIDGGEADDKIIAVLKDDQVYGEMRSVNDIPKKVLDRVKHFFLTYKDLEGSSKNVEITHTYDADEAKEVIKRSYNDYINKYGDADQHLLEALANLIKENA, encoded by the coding sequence ATGAAAGAAGAAATCAACAAATTGGCAAATGCCCTAAAAAATAGATTTGTATCACATCCTTGGCATGGAATCAATATTGGAGAGAAACAACCTGAAGTTGTAAATGCATTTGTAGAAATTATACCTTCTGATGCTATTAAATATGAAGTAGATAAGGCTAGTGGATACATCATTATTGATAGACCTCAAAAATTTTCAAATCATATGCCATGTATGTACGGTTTTATTCCTCAAACCTATTGTGATACTCAAATAGCTGAATTTTGTGCTTCAAAAACAGGGAAAACAGGAATCGTAGGAGATCACGATCCGCTAGATATATGTATTTTATCTGAAAGAGAAGTTGATAGAGGAAGCATCATCGCTGAATGTATTCCTGTTGGTGGTTTTAGAATGATTGATGGTGGAGAGGCTGATGATAAAATCATCGCTGTATTGAAAGATGATCAAGTTTATGGTGAAATGCGTTCTGTAAATGATATTCCTAAAAAAGTTTTAGACAGAGTAAAACATTTCTTTTTGACCTATAAAGATTTAGAAGGAAGTTCAAAGAATGTAGAAATTACACATACATATGATGCTGATGAGGCTAAAGAAGTAATTAAAAGAAGTTATAACGACTACATCAACAAATATGGTGATGCAGATCAACATCTTTTAGAGGCTTTGGCAAACCTTATTAAAGAGAATGCTTAA